The genomic DNA GCCCCTTTCACGCCGCCCGACACCGGCGCGTCCAGTTGGGCGAAGCCGTGCTCGCCGGCCAGACGGTGCACCTCGCGGGCGTCGTCGACCGAGATGGTGGACGAATCGATGAACAGCGTGCCGGGTGCCGCGGCCGGCAGGACGTCGGCGTAGCAGCGCTTCACCAGATCGCCGTTGGGCAGCATGGTGATGACGACGTCGGCGCCGGCCACCGCCTCGGGGCCGCTGTCGAAGGTCGTCGCGCCGTGCTCTCGTGCGGCCTGCGCGGCGGCCGGGACCGGGTCGAAGCCGTGCACGGTGTGCCCGGCCGCGATGAGGTTGGCCGCCATCGGGCCACCCATGTGGCCCAGCCCGAGGAATGCGATCGTCGCCATCAGTGTGTCCTCCCTAGAGTTCTCGGCGATTTGTGCACGATTTCCCGCGCTCGCCGCGGATTTTCGTGCACAAATCGCTCAGTTGCGTGCGGCGGTCGAGGCCGCCCGACCGATGACCACGCGCATGATCTCGTTCGTCCCCTCCAGGATGCGGTGCACCCGGAGATCGCGGACGAATTTTTCCAGCCCGTACTCGCGCAGGTAGCCATAGCCGCCGTGCAGCTGCAATGCCTGGTCGGCCACCGTGTAGCAGGCCTCGGTCACGTGGAGCTTGGCCATGGCGCACAGTTCGACCTTGCGCGGATTGTTGGTGTCGAGTGCGGTTGCCGCCCGCCACAACATGTTTCGCGAGGTCTCCAAGGCGGTCGCCATGTCCGCGAGGGCGAACCGGATGGTCGGCTCGTCGATCAGGGCCCCGCCGAAGGCCTCACGCGACGCCAGATAGCCGAGCGCCTTGTCGTAGGCGGCCTGCGCGCCGCCCAGGGAGCAGGCGGCGATGTTGATGCGGCCCCCGTTGAGGCCGTTCATCGCGATGGAGAAGCCGGTGCCCTCGCCGTCCGAGCCGCCGAGCATGGCTTCGGCGGGCACCCGCACACCTTCCAGGATCACCTGGGCGGTGGGCTGGGCGTGCCAGCCCATCTTCTCCTCGTTGGCGCCGAAACTCAGTCCCGGCGTGTCCTTTTCGACGATGAAGGCCGAGATGCCACGCGGTCCGTCGGCCCCGGTGCGGGCCATCACGACGTAGACGTCCGAGACGCCCGCGCCCGAGATGAACTGCTTGACCCCGTCGAGCACGTAGTGGTCACCGTCACGAACGGCCTTGGTGCGCAAGGCCGCCGCGTCGCTGCCGGCGCCCGGTTCGGTGAGGCAGTAGCTGGCGATGGCCTCCATCGAGGCCAGCTTGGGCAGCCACGTCTTGCGTTGCTCCGGGGTGCCGAAGCTGTCCACCATCCACGCGCACATGTTGTGGATCGACAGGAACGCCGCGATGGTCGGATCGGCGGTGGCGAGCTGCTCGAAGATGCGCACACCGTCCAGCCGGCGCAGCCCGCTGCCGCCGACGTCGTCGTTGCAGTAGATGGCCGCCATGCCCAGTTCGGCGGCTTCCCGCAGGACGTCGGTGGGGAAGTGCTCGTCGGCATCCCACGCCAAAGCGTTTGGCGCCAGCCGCTTTTCGGCGAACGCGGCCGCTGTTTCGGCGATCACGCGTTCGTCGTCGTCGAGTCCGAAGAGGTCGATGCTCAACGCAGGCCCTTACTTGAAGGTCGGGATCGAGAACTCGGCCCCGTCCTTGATGCCCGACGGCCAGCGCTCGGTGACGGTCTTGACCTTGGTGTAGAACTGGATCGACGCCGTCCCGTACTGGTTGAGGTCGCCGAAGCCGGACCGCTTCCAGCCGCCAAAGCTGTGGTAGGACACCGGAACCGGGATCGGCACGTTGACGCCGACCATGCCGACCTGTACGCGCGAGACGAAGTCACGGGCGGTGTCGCCGTCGCGGGTGAACACCGCGACGCCGTTGCCGTACTCGTGCTCCGACGGCAGGCGCAGCGCCTCCTCGTAGTCGTGGGCGCGGACGATCACCAGGACCGGGCCGAAGATCTCGTCGGTGTAGATCGACATGTCCGGGGTGACGTGGTCGAACAGGGTGGGGCCGAGGAAGAAGCCACCGGACAGGTCGGCATCGTCGAACGTGAGGTCGTCGCTGGCGCGTTCGCGGCCGTCGACCACGAGCTCGGCGCCGGCGTCCACGCCCTGGGCGATGTAGCCCCGCACGCGCTCCAGCGCCGCGCCGGTGACCAGGGGGCCGTAGTCGGCCTTCGGGTCCAGGCTGTGGCCCACCCGCAGCTGGTTGACGCGCTCGACGAGCTTGTTGCGCAAGCGGTTTGCGGTTTCCTCGCCGACGGGGACGGCGACGCTGATGGCCATGCACCGCTCGCCGGCGCTGCCGTAGCCGGCACCGATCAGGGCGTCGACGGCCTGGTCCAGGTCGGCGTCGGGCATCACGATCATGTGGTTCTTGGCGCCGCCGAAGCACTGCGCACGCTTGCCGTTGGCGGCGGCGTTCGAGTAGATGTACTGCGCGATGTCGGTGCTGCCGACGAAGCCGACGGCCTTGATGTCGGGGTGCGCCAGGATGGCGTCGACGGCCTCTTTGTCACCGTTGACCACCTGCAGGACGCCGGCCGGCAGACCGGCCTCGATGAAGAGCTCGGCGAGGCGCAGCGGCACCGAGGGGTCGCGCTCGGACGGCTTGATGATGATGGCGTTGCCGCAAGCCAGGGCAGGTCCGGCCTTCCACAGCGGGATCATCGCGGGGAAGTTGAACGGCGTGATGCCGGCGACGACGCCCAGGGGCTGCCGCATCGAGTACACGTCGATGCCGGCACCGGCGCCCTCGGTGAACTCACCCTTCATCAGGTGCGGGATGCCGACGGCGAACTCGATGACCTCGACGCCGCGCTGGATGTCGCCAAGCGAGTCCTCGAACGTCTTGCCGTGTTCCAGCGAGAGCAGGCGGGCCAACTCGTCCTTGTTCTGGTTCACCAGGTCGATGAACTTCATCAGCACGCGCGACCGGCGCTGCGGGTTCCACGACGCCCATTCCCGTTGTGCGACAACGGCACCCGCCACCGCGGCGTCGACGTCGGTGGCCGACGCCAGGAGCACCTGGGCCTGGGTCTGGCCGGTGCTGGGGTTGAGCACGTCTGCGGTGCGGGTCGATTCGCCGGTGGTGCGCCGGCCGTTGATGAAGTGCGGAATCTGGGTGGTCATGACGTCCGTCCAAAGTTATGGAGAGTTCGGGATTCTCGGCTCACGCGCCGGGATACTTGCATATCCTAGTAATTCCGGCCCGGTGTTGGCAAGGGGTTGCCGGCACGGCACCTGCGGCCCTGACCCGCTGTGGTTGCTCCCGGGTATCTGCGCGGTCTGAGACTTCTTTGCGGATGCCTGACCAAATCCGGAAAAACTTGTCAGGATTGATGCAGCGAGATGCTCCTACATACAAGCGAGGCCAACCGGGCCGAGCGAAGGAGAGGCGGAGCACAATGGCTACCAAGCTGAAAAAGTTCGTTGCTGGAATTGCCGCGGCAGCGGCAGTACCGGTAGCTCTGGCGGGCGCCGGAACCGCGCACGCGAACCCACTGGGAGTGAATCCGGTGCCGCACTACGGCGGCATCTGGATCGGTTGGAGCGGCGGCAGCGGGGGCACCTGGTGCACCTACACCTCCGACTGGTTCACCACGCGGGCCTACCAGAACTCCGCCGGAGAGGCGGGCTTCTTCGTGCCGGGCATTCCGCTCAACCGGTTCTGGGACATCAACGTCAACTGCGACAACGGCGACACCGGCTTCTACCCGGCCTACTACTACTGATGGGGGGAGGAGAACCCCGCCGATGAGCGCGCTTATCGATTGGGACGAAGCACCCGACGAGGAACTCGCCCGCGCGGCCGCCTCGGGCGACCGCGCGGCGTTCGCCGCTATCTATGACCGCTACGCGGACCGGCTCAACGACTTCGTCGTGCGCATGGTCCGTGACAGCGACGCCGCTGCCGACTGCGTCCATGAGGCGTTCTGCACCGCGGCGACCGGGCTGTCGAAGCTCCGCCAGCCCGAGAAGCTGCGGCCGTGGTTGTACGCGGTGTCGCGCTCCCAGGCCTTGCGGCACATTCAGCGCCGCAAGCTCGAATAGCCGGCCGACGACGAATACCTCGACAGCGCGTCGGCCGAGGCCGGTCCGGAGGCCCTGGCCGAGCAGGACGACCTGGCCCAGCTGATCCGCGAGGCCTGCGGTGGCCTCTCGGACCGTGACCGCGAGGTCATCGAACTGAGCTACCGCCACGGGCTCGACGGACCGGAACTCGGCAAGGCACTCGGCGTCAGCCCGGCCACCGCCAACACCCTGACCCATCGCGCCCGGGAGATGGTCGGCCGCTCGCTCGGTGCGCTGCTGGTGGCTCGTCAGACCCAGCAGGACCCGTCACGATGCCCGGATCTTGCCGCGGTGCTCGATGGTTGGGACGGAACGATGACGGTGTTGATGCGCAAACGCATCGCCCGGCACATCGAGTCGTGTCCCGAGTGCGAATCCGAACGAGGCCGCCGGGTGAGTCCGGCGGCGCTACTGGGCGCCATGCCCTTCATCCCGGCCCCGAAGGAGCTCCGGGACACCACGCTTGCGGACATTCAGTTGGTCTGTTGGACAACCGATCTGGTCGATGGCGCCGACCCTGGTGCAGGCGTCGACCCCGGCGTCGGTACCGCGCCCGCGGAGGAACGACGCCGCCGGCTGGCTCTGCCGATCAGCCTGGCC from Mycolicibacterium phocaicum includes the following:
- a CDS encoding acyl-CoA dehydrogenase family protein; translation: MDLFGLDDDERVIAETAAAFAEKRLAPNALAWDADEHFPTDVLREAAELGMAAIYCNDDVGGSGLRRLDGVRIFEQLATADPTIAAFLSIHNMCAWMVDSFGTPEQRKTWLPKLASMEAIASYCLTEPGAGSDAAALRTKAVRDGDHYVLDGVKQFISGAGVSDVYVVMARTGADGPRGISAFIVEKDTPGLSFGANEEKMGWHAQPTAQVILEGVRVPAEAMLGGSDGEGTGFSIAMNGLNGGRINIAACSLGGAQAAYDKALGYLASREAFGGALIDEPTIRFALADMATALETSRNMLWRAATALDTNNPRKVELCAMAKLHVTEACYTVADQALQLHGGYGYLREYGLEKFVRDLRVHRILEGTNEIMRVVIGRAASTAARN
- a CDS encoding CoA-acylating methylmalonate-semialdehyde dehydrogenase, with amino-acid sequence MTTQIPHFINGRRTTGESTRTADVLNPSTGQTQAQVLLASATDVDAAVAGAVVAQREWASWNPQRRSRVLMKFIDLVNQNKDELARLLSLEHGKTFEDSLGDIQRGVEVIEFAVGIPHLMKGEFTEGAGAGIDVYSMRQPLGVVAGITPFNFPAMIPLWKAGPALACGNAIIIKPSERDPSVPLRLAELFIEAGLPAGVLQVVNGDKEAVDAILAHPDIKAVGFVGSTDIAQYIYSNAAANGKRAQCFGGAKNHMIVMPDADLDQAVDALIGAGYGSAGERCMAISVAVPVGEETANRLRNKLVERVNQLRVGHSLDPKADYGPLVTGAALERVRGYIAQGVDAGAELVVDGRERASDDLTFDDADLSGGFFLGPTLFDHVTPDMSIYTDEIFGPVLVIVRAHDYEEALRLPSEHEYGNGVAVFTRDGDTARDFVSRVQVGMVGVNVPIPVPVSYHSFGGWKRSGFGDLNQYGTASIQFYTKVKTVTERWPSGIKDGAEFSIPTFK
- a CDS encoding RNA polymerase sigma factor, producing MSALIDWDEAPDEELARAAASGDRAAFAAIYDRYADRLNDFVVRMVRDSDAAADCVHEAFCTAATGLSKLRQPEKLRPWLYAVSRSQALRHIQRRKLE